CAGATCGATGCCGGTGACCTTGAGCTTGGTGGAGATCACCGAACCCTGGTAGCGGGCGGTGCCGAGCATGGCCAGGTGGTTGGCGCAGACCTGGGCCTGCTCGAACAGCGGTGCCACCAGGCCGTAGGCGATGCCGCGGTGGTTGGCGCATTCGCCGACGGCATAGATGCGCGGGTCGAAGGTCTGCAGGCAGTCGTCCACCAGGATGCCGCGGTTGCAGGGCAGGCCGGCTTTTTCCGCCAGTTCGGTGTTGGGACGGATGCCGGCGGCCATCACCACCAGGTCGGCGGGAATGGTGTCGCCGCTCTTGAACTGCACGGCGCAGACCCGGCCGCTGCCGTAGTCGAGCAGCTCCTCGGTCTGCTCGTTGAGGCGGAAGCGGATGCCACGGGCCTCCAGCGCCTGCTGCAGGAGCTTGCCCGCGGTCTGGTCGAGCTGGCGCTCCAGCAGCCAGTCGGCCAGGTGCACCACGGTCACGTGCATGCCGCGCTGGCGCAGGCCGTTGGCCGCCTCCAGGCCGAGCAGGCCACCGCCGATGACCACGGCGTGGCTGTGGGTGCTCGCGGTCTGCATCATCTGCTCGGTGTCGGCGATGTCGCGGTAGGCGATCACCCCCTCCAGACGGTTGCCCGGCACCGGCAGGATGAAGGGGTTGGAGCCGGTGGCGAGGATCAGCCGGTCGTATTGTGCGGTACTGCCATCGTCGGCGGTGACCAGGCGCTTCTTGCGGTCGATGGCCACCACCTTGCGCCCCAGGCGCAGGTCGATGCCGTGCTGCTGGTACCACTCGATACCGTTGAGCACGATGTCGGCGAAGCTCTGCTCGCCGGCCAGCACCGGCGACAGCAGGATGCGGTTGTAGTTGGGGTGCGGCTCGGCGCCGAACACGGTGATCTCGTACAGGTCCGGCGCGAGCCGGAGCAGCTCCTCCAGGGTTCTGACCCCGGCCATGCCGTTGCCCACCATTACCAGCTTGAGTTTGTTCATGCCGGTCCTCTCCTGCTGAAATCCCGAAAAATGGCCGGGAGCGATGCTCCGCGACGACTCGAAAGTGGCTGCCAAGGGCAGGCCATGAAACAAAAAAGGCGTCCCGCCAGTTGCCTAGCGAGGACGCCTTTGTCCAGGTCCCGATCTAGCGGGAGGGCACCGTCTTCCGCATTGAGGGCGGTGCCTTTATGTGTGTTCGAGGTGTCTTTTGCAGGCCCCGTGCCAACTCTGCAAGGCCCCTTTTTTCGAGGCTTCCAGTGCTCTTTCGTGCATCTCTCGGGGTTTTGCGCACCCGTTTAAAGCGGCGCTGCGTCGTTGTGGTGCGGCCTGGCTTCACTGGCCCCGCAGCAGACTGACCAGCAGGACCAGGTTGACCAGCAGCGAGGCCAGGGCCACGCCGCGCCAGACCTTCAGCGGCTCGCGCTCCAGCAGTGGCCGCGGGCGCCCGCCGAGGGTTTGGCGCTCGCCCTGCTCGAGGGCCAGCAGCCACTCCTCGGCGGTCTCGAAGCGTTCCTCGGGGCTGGCCGCCACCGCGCGCAGCAGGCAGTCGTCGAGCCAGGCCGGAATGTCCGGGCGGTAGCGGCTGGGGGCGGCCGGGCTGCCGAAGCGCGGGTGCTGGAAGGCCTCGATCTCGCCGTAGGGATAGTGGCCGGTGAGCAGGTGGTAGAGGGTGACGCCGGCGGCGTAGAGGTCCTGCTGGCGCTCCGGGGCGATGCCGGCGAAGGCCTCCGGGGCGATGTAGCTGGGCGTGCCGGGCAGGGCGTGCTGCTCGTCGCGCGACAGGCCGGGGCAGTAGGCCAGGCCGAAGTCGAGCAGGCGCAGCTCGCCGTCGTCGCACCAGAGCAGGTTCTCCGGCTTGATGTCGCGGTGCAGGATGTTGCGCCGGTGCAGCTGGCCCAGGGCCTTGAGCAGGCGCGGCGCCAGCTCCAGCCATTCGGCCAGGCCCAGCGGGCCGGACAGGCGCAGGTGCTCGGCCAGGGTCTGGCCGGCGTACTCGCGCTGCACGTAGTAGAGGTGCTGGCGCTGCGGCAGCGGATGGGCCTCGGCGAAGTGCCGGCCAGCCACGCGGCGCAGGAACCATTCCTCCAGCAGCAGGGCGGCCCCGGCCTGGGCCTCGTCGTGGCGGCTGGCCGGCAGGGTCTTGAGCAGCCAGCGCCGGGCCTGGGCGTCGCGCACCCGGTACACCAGCGACTGGCGCGACTCGGCCAGCAGGCGCTCGACCTGCCAGCCCTCGAAGTCCTGGCCCTCGCGCAGCTTGGGTGGCAGCGGCCACTGCTGCAGCTGCGCCAGGGTGTCGGCCAGGTCGTTGTCCGGCAGCGCCTCGACCTGCACCAGCACGGCGCTGGCGTTGTCCTGGCTGCCGGCCAGATGGGCGGCAGCGACCAGCGCCTGGCAGGCGGCGGTCGGGTCGCTCTCGTCCAGCAGCAGGCGGCGGATGCCGGCGTCGCCCAGGGTCGACCAGACGCCGTCGCTGACCAGCAGGTAGCGCTCGCCCTCGCGCAGCTCACCTTCCAGGTAGTCCACCACCAGGTGCTGGTCCAGGCCCAGTGCGCGCTTGAGCACGTGCTGCATGCCCGGCTGCTCCCACACATGGTCCTCGCTGAGGCGCTCCAGCTGGCCGTCGTGCAGGCGGTAGGCGCGGCAGTCGCCGACGTGCGCCAGGGTGAAGCGGCGGCCGCGCAGGATCAGCGCGGAAAGGGTGGTGAGCAGCGGCTGGCCGCCGCTGCCGGCCTGCAGCCAGCGGTTGTGCGCCACCAGCAGGCGCTCCAGTGACTGGGCCACGGCCCAGGTCTCAGGGGTCGAGTAGTAGTCCAGGGCCAGGGCCTGCAGGGTGGCCCGCGCGGCCAGGCCGCCGTCGGCGCACTGGCTGACGCCATCGGCCAGGGCAAACAGGAAGCCCTTGCTGGCGGCCAGGGCGGGCGCCGGGGTGACCACGCGGATGGCGTCCTGGTTTTCCGTGCGCGGGCCGGTGGCGGTGGCTTCGCCGAAGCTCAGTTGCAGGGCCATGCGGGCTCTCTCGTGCGAAGGGCGCCGAAAGGCGCCCGAAGTAGTCAAGTCGGTTGAGACAAAGGCCGGGCCGCTCAGGGCTCCAAGGAGTGTCGCCACTCCACCTTTCCTGACCAGTGCGGGAGCCTCGCCCGGCCCCGCCTTTGTCGCAACCGTCCTGTGAGAACGCCGGGCGCACTGGGCGCCCGGCATGGATGGCTCAGACGCGGGCGGCGGTGACGGCCGCGCTGCCCCAGGTGGTGCGCCAGCGCAGCTTGACGCCGTGCAGGCCGAACCAGGCCAGCACGCCGAGGCTGGCGAACAGCCACAGGCCCAGCTGGTAGTCGCCGGTGGACTGCTTGATCGCGCCGAGGCCTGCGGTCAGGCAGAAGCCGCCGATGCCGCCGGCCATGCCGATCAGCCCGGTCATCACGCCGATCTCCTTGCGGAAGCGCTGCGGTACCAGCTGGAACACCGCGCCGTTGCCGGCGCCCAGGCTGAGCATGGCGACCACGAACAGGCCCAGGGCGGCGTAGGCGCTGGGCAGGTTGAAACCGACCGCGGCGATGCAGATGGAGGCGCAGGTGTACATCACCAGCAGCGAGCGGATGCCGCCGATGCGGTCGGCCAGGGCGCCACCCAGCGGGCGCATCAGGCTGCCGGCGAATACGCAGGCGGCGGTGTAGTAGCCGGCCTTGACCGGATCGAAGCCGTACTGGTCGTGGAAGTAGCCGGGCAGGGTGCTGGCCAGGCCGAGGAAGCCGCCGAAGGTGATGCTGTAGAAGAACATGAACCACCAGCTGTCGCGGTCACCGAGGGCCTTGAGGTAGTCGGCCATGGCCTTGGGCGCCGGGCGCTCGGGAGCGTTCTTGGCCACGCCGGCGAAGATGATCAGGGTCAGCACCAGCGGGATCAGCGCCAGGCCGAACACGTTGCCCCAGCCGAAGGCGGCGGCCAGGCCCGGGGCGAACAGCGCGGTGAGCACGGTGCCGGAGTTGCCGGCGCCGGCGATGCCCATGGCCTTGCCCTGGTGCTGCGGCGGGTACCACTGCGAGGCCAGCGGCAGGGCGACGGCGAAGGAGGCGCCGGCGAAGCCGAGGAACAGGCCGAGCAGCAGCGCCTGCTCGTAGCTGTGGATGCCGTGCTGCCAGGCTACCGCCAGGGCGGCGATGACGATCACCTGGCCGACCAGGCCGGCGGTCTTCGGCGAAGTGCGATCGGCCAGCAGGCCCATCAGGAAGCGCAGCACGGCGCCGGCCAGGATCGGCGTGGCGACCATCATGGCGCGTTGCTGGGTGGTCAGGCCCAGGTCGCTGGCGATCTGCACGCCCAGCGGGCCGAGCACGTACCAGACCATGAAGCTCAGGTCGAAATAGAGGAACGCGGCGAACAGCGTCGGTGCGTGGCCGGCTTTCCAGAAACTTGTATTCATCCAACACCTCATCATCGAGTTAGAGTCCCGTCGGCGGCGCGGCGACGTGATCGTGGGCACGTCGCCTGGCCGCCGGCGGGAGAGCCCGGCGCTTGTGGCGCCCGGCCCCGTGGCCGAAGCCACAGCCAGGTTGAGAGAGTTACCGGCCGGCGTCCGGATCGCGGGCCGCCAGCCACCCCCGGGCTTTGGGGGATGAAACGCAAAAGGCGCCGCACCACTGACCGCCGGAGCGGAGGAGGTGCGACGCCTTTGTCGTATCGGGGGCAGCCGCCGTTGGATGCCTGTATCAGGGCTTGAGCAAGACTCGGGCCAATGCGCCGCGGGCGCGCCAATCAGCGGAGGGGCAGCCTCGCGCGCTGCGGCGCTGGTTCAATACGGTGCGCCGCGTGCGGGTGGCGCACCGAGTTGAGGCGGTTTCAGGGCTGGGCGGGCGGCGCCGGGAACTGCACGACCGGACCCTGGGCGGTCTGGCCCGGTGGCAGGGCGGCCGGCGCCGGCTCACCGGCCTCGCCCAGCTGGCTGACGAACCGGTGGATGCTGCGCAGGTCGTCATCCGTGAGGATGCGCAGGGCATGGTTGGGCATGGGCGGGCGGTAGTTGGCGTTGCGCGCCAGCTGCAGCCACTGCTCCTCGTCGAGCCGGGGCAGTACCAGGCGCAGGTTGCTGGCGTAGGTGGTGCCCCAGGGGCCGCTCCAGCCCAGGCGGTCGCCCAGCAGCCAGGCACTGTCCGGCACCTGGTCCGGGGCCAGCAGGTAGCCGGCGGTATGGCAGTCGTTGCAGCCGGCGATCTGCACCAGGTAGCGGCCGCGTTCCGCCGAAGGTTCGGCCTGGCCGCCCAGGGGCAGGGCGAGGGTGGCGGCCAGTATCAGGAGTCGATGGGGTGTGCGCATGTCAGGCTTCTCGGTTGGGCGCCTCTGGGCGGGCGCTAACCGTGTAAACCTAGAGCGTTCACCGACCGTTCGCCAATCTACAGCCAGTTCACCTCGGGGAACTTGGCGCTGAACTCGGCGGCCATGGGGACCACCTTGCCCTGGCCGTAGTCGAAGAACACGAAACCGGACTTGGCCAGGGCGATCAGGGTGGCGTCGGCCGGGCGGCTGATGCGGAAGATGATGTCGCCGCCATAGCGGTTGAAGTCCATCACGCCTACCTCGAACAGCAGCTGGTCGCGGGCATGGGATTCGGCGCGGTACATGGTGGCGAGGTCGGTGACTATGATGCCGGTACCGCTGTCGGAGGTTTCGCGGATGCCGTGATCGAACAGAAAACGCGCGCGGGCCTCGGAGATCATCGAGATCATGGCATCGTTGCTGAGGTGATTGGCGCCATTGATGTCGGTACTGCGCACCGTCATGTGGGTCTGGTAGCGGAACTGTTGGCGGGAAAAATCGAGCTGGAGACGGGCCATCACTGCTGCCTGCGGGGAATCGGAGCGGCCAGTCTAGCGGCTCGGGTGGAGTCTGGAGGAGGGGGTATGGACTGGGGGATGCTGGCGCAGGCCGGCCTGTGGGGTGTGCTGGCGGCCAGCAGCCTGCTGCTGGGGGCCTTGCTCGGCGTGTTCCTGCGCCTGTCGCGGCGCCTGGTGGCGGCCTTGCTGGCCTACGGCAGCGGGGTGCTGATCGCCGCGATCTGCTTCGAGCAGATTCCCGAGGCCGAGCGCCTCGGCGGCCTGGCACCGACCCTGTGGGGCATGCTCGCCGGCGGCCTGGCCTTCGTCGCCGCCAACGAGTGGCTGGAGCGCCTGGAACTGCGCCATCGCGGCCGCGAGGCCGGCGGCCAGGCGCACATGGCCGGGCTGCTGATCGCCGCCGGGGCCTTTCTCGACGGTATTCCGGAGTCGGTCGGTCTCGGCCTGGGCCTGCTCGACAGCGGTCAGGTCAGCCTGGTGATGCTGGCGGCGATCTTCCTCTCCAACCTGCCGGAGGGCCTGGCCAGCGCCGCCGGGCTGCGCGGCGAGGGGCGCAGCGTGTTCTACGTGCTGCGCCTGTGGGGTGGCATCGTGCTGCTCTCGGGCCTGGCGGCGATGGCCGGACCGGGCCTGTTCGCCAGCCTGTCACCTTACTGGCTGGCAGTGGCCCTGGGTTTTTCCGCCGGCGCGGTGCTGTGCATGCTGGTCGATGCGATGATCCCCGAGGCCTTCGCCGAAACCCATGCCATGACCGGGCTGATCACCCTGTCCGGCTTCATGACCGCGCTGGCGCTGGAGAAGCTGATCTGACCGCCGCGGTTGACTGGGGTACAATGCGCGGCGTTTTCGACCTGCCTGTGAGCCCGCCATGTCCACCCCGATCATCGTTGCCCTCGACTTCCCCTCCCGTGACGCCGCCCTGGCCCTGGCCGAGCGCCTGGACCCGCGGCTGTGCCGGGTCAAGGTCGGCAAGGAGCTGTTCACCCGCAGCGGCCCGGCGGTGGTCGAGGCACTGCAGGCCAGGGGCTTCGAGGTGTTCCTAGACCTGAAATTCCACGACATCCCCAATACCACGGCGATGGCGGTCAAGGCCGCCGCCGAGCTGGGCGTGTGGATGGTCAACGTGCACTGCTCCGGCGGCCTGCGCATGATGGCGGCCTGTCGCGAGGAGCTGGACAAGCTGGCCGGTCGCAAGCCGCTGCTGATCGGCGTGACCGTGCTGACCAGCATGGAGCAGCAGGACCTGGCTGGTATCGGCCTGGACATCGCGCCGCAGGAGCAGGTGCTGCGCCTGGCCGCGCTGGCCACCCAGGCCGGCATGGACGGCCTGGTCTGCTCGGCTCAGGAAGCACCGGCGCTCAAGGCCGCGCACCCGACCCTGCAGCTGGTCACCCCGGGCATCCGCCCGGCCGGCAGCAGTGCCGACGACCAGAAGCGCATCCTCACCCCGGCCCAGGCCCTGGCCGCCGGCTCCGATTACCTGGTGATCGGCCGCCCGATCAGCCAGGCCGCCGACCCGGCCCAGGCGCTGGCCACGATCGTCGCCGAGCTGGCCTGATCCTATCCAGACGAGTGATGGAGCGACCGGTGCTTCATCACTCCTCTGCATGACCCGGCACATGGCACCCTGATAGTGCTGCTCGCCGGCGCTCGCGCTGGCTAGACTCCGCTCATTTCCAACTCCCTGCGAGGATGCAGACATGAGCATGACCTTCTCCGGCAAAGTAGCCCTGGTAACCGGCGGTGCCGCCGGCATCGGCCGCGCCACCGCCCTGGCCTTCGCGGCCGAGGGCCTGCAGGTGGTGGTGTCCGACGTCGACGTGAGCGGCGGCGAAGGCACCGTGCAGCTGATCCGCGACGCCGGTGGCGAGGCCCTGTTCGTGCGCTGCGACGTGACCCGCGACGCCGAGGTCAAGGCACTGATGGAGCAGGTGGTGGCCGCCTACGGGCGCCTCGACTACGCCTTCAACAACGCCGGCATCGAGATCGAGAAGGGCAAGCTGGCCGAGGGCAGCGAGGCCGAGTTCGACGCCATCATGGGCGTCAACGTGAAGGGCGTGTGGCTGTGCATGAAGCACCAGCTGCCGCTGCTGCTGGCCCAGGGCGGCGGTGCCATCGTCAACACCGCCTCGGTGGCCGGTCTCGGCGCCGCGCCGAAGATGAGCATCTACGCCGCCTCCAAGCACGCGGTGATCGGCCTGACCAAGTCGGCCGCCGTCGAGTACGCGAAGAAGAAGATCCGCGTCAACGCCGTGTGCCCGGCGGTGATCGACACCGACATGTGGCGCCGTGCCGCCGAGGCCGACCCGAAGAAGGCCGAGTTCGTCGCCGGCATGCACCCGGTCGGGCGTATCGGCAAGGTCGAGGAGATCGCCGCCGCGGTGCTTTACCTGTGCTGTGACGCGGCCGGCTTCACCACCGGCCACGCGCTGGCGGTGGATGGCGGGGCCACCGCGATCTGACAGGAAGGGCGCCGCAAGGCGCCCTTTTTGCATTCTGTTACGACCAGTAGTTCCTTTGGCTTAAAAAGCCAGTTACAAGGCTTGGCCGGCTCGTCAAGAATCGCTGGCCGGCGGCCTGGCGGTCGGTGTCTGCATTCGAGCGCGAGTGTCAGAGCCTGTCAGGCGAGCCGTTGCGACCCGTCGTGGCAGGACTACGACGAGAAGCAGCAACGACCCATGGCGCGGCCTGGCGCCCAAACGGATTTTTGCAACAGGCCAATGACTGTTCCGGAGAACAACAAGAATGACCGCAAGTGCCTTGAATACCCTGTTCCTGCCCATCGCCCTGGGCATCATCATGCTCGGGCTGGGGCTGTCGCTGACCCTGGCGGACTTCGCCCGGGTGGTGAAGTTTCCCAAGCCGGTGCTGATCGGCCTGGGCTGCCAGCTGCTCCTGCTGCCGCTGGTGTGCTTCTTCATCGCCAAGGGCTTCGGCCTGGCGCCGGCCCTGGCGGTCGGCCTGATGCTGCTGGCGGCCTCGCCCGGCGGCACCTCGGCCAACCTCTACAGCCACCTGGCGCATGGCGACGTGGCGCTGAACATCACCCTGACCGCGGTGAACTCGGTGGTGGCCATCCTCACCATGCCGTTCATCGTCAACCTGTCGCTGGCCTACTTCATGGAAGGCGACCAGGCCATCCCCCTGCAGTTCGCCAAGGTGCTGCAGGTATTCGCCATCGTCCTCGGCCCGGTGGCCATCGGCATGGTCATCCGCAAGCTGGCGCCGGGCTTCGCCAATGTCATGGAGAAGCCGGTGAAGATCATCTCCGCGCTGTTCCTGGTGCTGGTGGTGGTGCTGGCCTTCATCAAGGACTGGAATACGGTGGTCGACTACGCCCCGGTGGTGGGCCTGGCCGCGCTGCTGTTCAACCTGATCAGCCTGGCCGTGGGCTACGGCGTGCCGCGCCTGATGAATCTGCCGCGCCGCCAGGCGGTGGCCATCGGCATGGAGATCGGCATCCACAACGGCACCCTGGCGATTGCCCTGGCGCTCAGCCCGATGCTGCTGAACAACCCCACCATGGCGATTCCGGCGGCCATCTACAGCTTCATCATGTTCTTCACCGCCGCCGCCTTCGGCTGGTGGGTCAACTTCGCCCATGGGAAGGAGCTGGCGGCCGAGGAGGCCGAGGCGGCCTGAGTTTGCACCGCAACAAAAAAGCCCGGGACCTGCCCGGGCTTTTTTCTGGGCGATCGGCTCAGCGCCGGCGCCAGTTGAGGATCAGCAGGGTCACGGCACCGCCGACCAGGCCCCAGAAGGCCGAGCCGATGCCCAGCAGGGTCATGCCCGAGGCGGTGATCATGAAGGTGACCAGCGCGGCGTCGCGCTCGGCCGGCGCCTGCATGGCCTGGGCCAGGCCGTTGCCGATCGAGCCGAGCAGGGCCAGGGCGGCGATGGACAGCACCAGGGCGCTGGGCAGGGCGATGAACAGGGCGGCCAGGGTAGCGGCGAAGATGCCGGCGAGGCCGCAGAACACGCCATTCCACAGCGCCGCGGTATAGCGCTTGCGCTTGTCCGCATGGGCCTCGGCGCCGGTACAGATGGCGGCGCTGATGGCGGCCAGGTTGATACCGTGGGAGCCGAAGGGCGCCAGCAGCAGCGAGGCGATGCCGGTGGTGGCGATCAGCGGCGAGGGTGGCACCTCGTAGCCGTCGGCGCGCAGCACGGCGAGGCCGGGGATGTTCTGCGAGGCCATGGCCACCACGAACAGCGGGATGCCGATGCTGATCGCCGCGTTCAGGGAGAAGCTCGGCGTGGTCCACACCGGTACCGCCAGCTCCAGCTTGAACTGGCTGAAATCTAGCAGGCCCTGCGCTGCCGCCGTCACGCCGCCCACCAGCAGCGCGGCGAGCACCGCATAGCGTGGCGCCAGGCGCTTGCCGAACAGGAAGGTGAAGAACATCGCCAGCACCAGAACGGTACTGGTCGGCGCGGCGACGAAGATCTCGCTGCCGATGCGGAACAGGATGCCGGCCAGCAGCGCCGCCGCCAGCGAGGCGGGCAGGTGGCGCATGACCCGCTCGAAGGCGCCGGACAGGCCCAGCAGGCTGAGCAGCAGGGCGCAGACCACGAAGGCGCCGATCGCCTCCGGGTAGCTCACCCCCGGCATGCTGGTGATCAACAGGGCGGCGCCCGGCGTCGACCAGGCCACCACCACCGGCGCGCGGTAGCGCAGCGACAGGCCGATGGTGCAGATGCCCATGCCGATCGACAGTGCCCACAGCCAGGAGGAGATCTGCGCGGCGCTCAGGCCGGCGGCCTGGCCGGCCTGGAACATCAGCGCCAGCGAGCTGGTATAGCCGGTGAGGGCGGCGACGAAGCCAGCGACCACGGCGGAGGGGGCGGAGTCGGCCAGCGGGCGCAGGCGGGTGGAGGTGTCCATGGCTTCCAGGGTCATCACAGGCTTCCCTTGACGTCGATCAGGATAGGGTAGAGCGAGGCCACCAGCAGCAGCGCCATGCCGATATTGAAGACGCGCAGCACGCGCGGGCGGTCCAGCCAGCGCCGCAGCAGGCTGCCGGCCACCGTCCACAGGCCGACGCTGGGGCAGTTGACCAGGGCGAACAGGGCGGCGATCAGCAGCACGTTGAGCAGGAAGCCCTCCTGCGGCGTGTAGGTGGTGATGGCGCCGATGGCCATGATCCAGGCCTTGGGATTGACCCACTGGAAGGCCGCCGCCTGGAGGAAGGTGAAGGGCTTGCCGGTGGTCTTGCCGTCGGCATCTGGCGCGCCGCTGCCGGCGATCTTCCAGGCCAGGTACAGCAGGTAGGCGGCGCCGGCGTAGCGCAGCGCCGTGTACAGCGGCGGGAACTGCTCGAACAGCTGGCCGAGGCCCAGGCCCACGGCGGCCACCAGCAGCATGAAGCCCAGGCTGATGCCGAGCATGTGCGGCAGGCTGCGGCGCACGCCGAAGTTCACGCCCGAGGCCAGCAGCATCATGTTGTTGGGGCCCGGTGTCACCGAGGTGACGAAGGCGAAGAGGACGAAGGCGAGCAGCAGTTCCGAGGTCATGGTGGTTCTCCGTGGATGCTGGCAGCCTATGCGCAGCTCACCCGGGCGTCGCGGTACAGCGGCTCCGACAATCGTCGGTACAGTTTCAGAGAGGCGTTGGGGTGAGCGAGACTGTTCCCATTACACAAGGAAATCGCCATGGATCAGCACAATCCCTACGCGGCGCCACAGGTGGAGCTGGTGGAGGCCCGGGTGCCGCCACAGCTGCCGGGCTGGAGCGCGGGGCAGCTGCGGGTGCTCGGCTGGCTCAGTCTGGCGACCGCGTTGGCCACGGGCGCCGCACTGGTCGCGGCTTTTCTCTCGGCCTCCGAGCAGGCCACTGCCGCCGCCAGGGTCGGGGAGTGGCTGGGCACCCTGTCGACCCTGCTGGGCTGTTACCTGCTGCTGCGTTTCAAGGCGTTTCTCGAGCAGCGCTTTGCCGCCGGGAAGCTTGCCGCCCCGGTCTATCTGATTATCCTCAGCAGCCTGCTGAGCGAGGGACTGCACTGGGTGTGGGGCGATGCCATCTTCGCCCGTCTCGACTGGCCGACCCTGAGCTACTTTGGCCTGCTCGCGCTGATGGGGCTGGCAACGCTCTGGCTGGGCATCGTGTTGCTGAAGGTGAGGGACCCTTACCCCGTGCTGCGGGTCATGGCCTGGCTGGAGGTGGTCGGCGGCATCATGGCCGCCAGCGTGATCCTGATAGTGCTGGCCTTCATTCCGCTGCTGGCGGGCACAGTCGCCTCGGCCCTGGTGTTCTTCCGCGGCGCCCGCGAACTGGAGGGGCAAGGCAACGCCTGAACCTCAGGCTTCTGCGCCGCCCTGGCGGGCCTTGCTCAGCGCCTGGTTGACCTCAAGCCAGGCCTGCAGCGCCGGCTCGCCGACTTCTTCCAGCACCCGCTGCAGCAGCAGGGTCTGCTCGCGGCGCAGGGCCTGCTCCAGGCGCGCGCCCTCGGCGGTGAGGCCGAGCTGGCGTTTGCGCTTGTCCTCGGTCGCCGCCACGCTTTCTACCAGGCGCATCTCCTGCAGTTGGCGCAGGGGGATGTTCAGCGCCTGCTTGCTCACGCCGAGGTAGGCGAGCAGCTGGCTGACGCTGAGCCCCGGCTGGCGGGCGATGAAGAACAGGATGCGGTGGTGCACGCGCGACAGGCCGCGCCTGGCCAGCATTTCGTCGGGCTTGGCGGTGAAGGCCTGGTAGCCGAAGAAGAAGGTCGCCATGGCGGTCTGCTGGGCGGTGGCTTTTTTCAGGTCAAGCATATTGACGTATCCATTCCGGTCGTCGTAGTTTCGGTCAAACAGTTTGACCCAATTTTCCCTGCCTGTGCTACCGGTGATCTCCATGGCCTTCTCCGAACGCGTTGCCCGCCTGAAAAGCTCCCTGATCCGCGAAATCCTCGCTGCGGCGCAGCGTCCGGAGGTGATGTCCTTCGCCGGCGGCCTGCCGGCCGAGCCGATGTTGCCGCAGGTGGACTGGAGCGAGATGCCGGCCTCGCTCGGTCAGTACGGCATGAGCGAGGGCGAGCCGGCGCTGCGCGAGGCGGTGGCCGCCGAGGCGCGCAAGCTGGGCGTACCCTGTGAGGCCAGCCAGGTGCTGATCACCTGCGGCTCGCAGCAGACCCTGGACCTGGCCAGCAAGCTGTTCATCGATCCGGGTACGGAAATTCTCGTTGAGGCGCCGACCTACCTGGCCGCGCTGCAGTCCTTCCAGCTGTTCGGTGCCGACTGCATCACCGT
This DNA window, taken from Pseudomonas alcaligenes, encodes the following:
- a CDS encoding benzoate/H(+) symporter BenE family transporter, which produces MTLEAMDTSTRLRPLADSAPSAVVAGFVAALTGYTSSLALMFQAGQAAGLSAAQISSWLWALSIGMGICTIGLSLRYRAPVVVAWSTPGAALLITSMPGVSYPEAIGAFVVCALLLSLLGLSGAFERVMRHLPASLAAALLAGILFRIGSEIFVAAPTSTVLVLAMFFTFLFGKRLAPRYAVLAALLVGGVTAAAQGLLDFSQFKLELAVPVWTTPSFSLNAAISIGIPLFVVAMASQNIPGLAVLRADGYEVPPSPLIATTGIASLLLAPFGSHGINLAAISAAICTGAEAHADKRKRYTAALWNGVFCGLAGIFAATLAALFIALPSALVLSIAALALLGSIGNGLAQAMQAPAERDAALVTFMITASGMTLLGIGSAFWGLVGGAVTLLILNWRRR
- a CDS encoding LysE family translocator — protein: MTSELLLAFVLFAFVTSVTPGPNNMMLLASGVNFGVRRSLPHMLGISLGFMLLVAAVGLGLGQLFEQFPPLYTALRYAGAAYLLYLAWKIAGSGAPDADGKTTGKPFTFLQAAAFQWVNPKAWIMAIGAITTYTPQEGFLLNVLLIAALFALVNCPSVGLWTVAGSLLRRWLDRPRVLRVFNIGMALLLVASLYPILIDVKGSL
- a CDS encoding MarR family winged helix-turn-helix transcriptional regulator, yielding MLDLKKATAQQTAMATFFFGYQAFTAKPDEMLARRGLSRVHHRILFFIARQPGLSVSQLLAYLGVSKQALNIPLRQLQEMRLVESVAATEDKRKRQLGLTAEGARLEQALRREQTLLLQRVLEEVGEPALQAWLEVNQALSKARQGGAEA